aataaccaaaatgataatatttataataatgatGGTGTTATCTATAATAATAGTAGGAAATTTGTCGCTCTCTAACGTGGCAATGTACTTCGTGTGTATAAAATTTGAAGGCCAGGCTCTCTTCTCCACATAATTCATCTTCTCCTTGGCTCTTCATCTCAATCAAAGAAGTAATGGGTTTTCCGGTGGCTTACACGGAGCTTCTCCTCCCGAAGCTCCTTATTCACACGCTTTCCTTTTTGGGTTTCATCAGAAAACTGATTACCGTTCTCTTTAGCTATCTGGGTCTCCAAGAATTTCTCGAACCTGACATTGCTTGGCCCGACACGCCGACCACACGTGTCCCCGCGCCTCTCTCCGTCTCCGCTCTTCTTATCCGCGAAATCCTGCCGGTCGTCAAGTTCTCAGACCTTGTTGACCCGCCAGACTCATGCGCCGTGTGTCTCTACGAGTTTGAAGACCAGGACGAGATCAGACGGCTCACAAATTGCCGCCATATCTTCCACCGTTGTTGCCTCGACCGTTGGATGGGATACGATCAAAAAACTTGCCCCTTGTGTCGAACGCCGTTTATTCCAGATGATATGCAAGATACGTTCAATGAGAGACTATGGGCAGCCTCCGGGATCCCCAACTTATATGATGCTGAATATTCTCAGGTTACTGATTTGCAGATTTCAGGTTAAAGAaatggagaaaaaataattgttttttcttttttgatcgTATAAAGGAGCCGTGAAGCGAAATGAAAATAGAGACCTACATATCAGAATcatatgttaataataataataattaacttaattaatttgcagTTTGTACAGTCtacttcttcatcttcttcttatcCTTCTTGTTTCTTAATGAGCTTCTGAATCaatgaagatttaaaaaaaaaaaaagatttggatGTTAATCTTTCTGGTTTGAATGATGATGAAGTTTATGGCCTTTTCTGGTAGGTTCATGGCACTTT
Above is a genomic segment from Mangifera indica cultivar Alphonso chromosome 3, CATAS_Mindica_2.1, whole genome shotgun sequence containing:
- the LOC123210807 gene encoding brassinosteroid-responsive RING protein 1-like, with product MGFPVAYTELLLPKLLIHTLSFLGFIRKLITVLFSYLGLQEFLEPDIAWPDTPTTRVPAPLSVSALLIREILPVVKFSDLVDPPDSCAVCLYEFEDQDEIRRLTNCRHIFHRCCLDRWMGYDQKTCPLCRTPFIPDDMQDTFNERLWAASGIPNLYDAEYSQVTDLQISG